In Pleomorphomonas sp. T1.2MG-36, one genomic interval encodes:
- a CDS encoding porin — MNMKTLLGTAAGLMVATGAYAADLPGEAAPAAVDYVKVCDAYGAGFFYIPGTETCLDISGRVRARVVYSNNFGDIAAAGSPIRLGDKVNFKADAQVKFDARTASDLGTVRSFFVLQLDSASGALSADDAFIQVGYLTVGKFGNAYGDVFYGDTGAIYGEFDKSGVGAQVMVDNLGGGFYVGAGFQGLDNGSKWQPTIWTTGNSADIMYTGRVGITGQSWGAVDLSAIYEAHDLGNNDMWGLKATADLKLVDKLNARLVGTYVDYDADNYFGAAGALKYQATDALAVYAGIGSKFWDKAKDQVIAQVGADYAFTPDLILTAEVNYTSDVLFTKTGQTSITDDTWSGMLKLTRNW; from the coding sequence ATGAACATGAAGACGCTGCTCGGCACCGCCGCCGGCCTGATGGTCGCCACGGGCGCTTACGCTGCCGACCTGCCGGGCGAAGCCGCTCCGGCCGCTGTTGACTACGTGAAGGTTTGCGACGCCTACGGCGCCGGCTTCTTCTACATCCCCGGCACCGAGACCTGCCTTGACATCTCTGGCCGTGTCCGCGCTCGTGTCGTGTACAGCAACAACTTCGGTGATATTGCCGCTGCTGGCTCGCCCATCCGCCTTGGCGACAAGGTTAACTTCAAGGCCGACGCCCAGGTCAAGTTCGATGCCCGCACGGCTTCCGATCTCGGCACCGTTCGTTCGTTCTTCGTCCTGCAGCTCGACAGCGCCAGCGGCGCTCTCTCGGCTGACGATGCCTTCATTCAGGTCGGTTACCTGACGGTTGGTAAGTTCGGCAACGCCTATGGCGACGTGTTCTACGGTGACACCGGCGCCATCTACGGCGAGTTCGACAAGAGCGGTGTTGGCGCCCAGGTCATGGTCGACAACCTCGGTGGTGGCTTCTACGTTGGTGCCGGTTTCCAGGGCCTGGACAACGGCAGCAAGTGGCAGCCGACCATTTGGACGACCGGCAACAGCGCCGACATCATGTACACCGGTCGCGTCGGTATCACCGGCCAGTCCTGGGGTGCTGTCGACCTGTCGGCCATCTACGAGGCCCACGACCTCGGCAACAACGACATGTGGGGCCTCAAGGCCACTGCCGACCTCAAGCTGGTCGACAAGCTGAACGCTCGTCTCGTCGGCACCTATGTCGATTACGACGCTGACAACTACTTCGGCGCTGCTGGCGCTCTGAAGTACCAGGCGACGGACGCTCTGGCTGTTTACGCCGGTATCGGTTCGAAGTTCTGGGACAAGGCCAAGGATCAGGTCATCGCTCAGGTCGGTGCTGATTACGCGTTCACCCCGGACCTCATCCTGACGGCCGAAGTGAACTACACCAGCGACGTGCTGTTCACCAAGACCGGTCAGACGTCCATCACCGACGACACCTGGTCGGGCATGCTCAAGCTGACCCGTAACTGGTAA
- a CDS encoding benzoate/H(+) symporter BenE family transporter, with amino-acid sequence MGWRCLSLFHRNRHMSSRPSPQAVAAGLIAAFVGFGGAFTVVVRGLSAAGASPAEVASGLMAVTIAMGLSGILLSLRFRMPISVAWSTPGAALLASSGAVAGGYSYAVGAFLITGALLMLSGVVRPLGRAVAAIPTPIASAMLAGVLLTLCLAPVKAVAVSPLAGLAVVVTWLAVGLWRKVLAVPAAVIVAAVIIAMTTPIPPAVTEGLVPAPLLVMPHFSIAALIGTALPLYVVTMAAQNIPGMAVLNANDYRPEFGPILRNTGAFTLLAAPFGGHAVNLAAITAALCAGPDADPDKDNRYWAAVVCGVAYVIVGLISGAATAFIAAAPPVLIEAVAGLALLGAFGASTSTALSAPDTREAAVVTFLVTASGVGFFGIPGAFWGLIAGIAVHLINRLRMTA; translated from the coding sequence ATTGGATGGCGTTGCCTCTCCCTCTTTCACCGGAACCGACACATGTCTTCCCGTCCCTCGCCGCAGGCCGTCGCCGCAGGCCTCATCGCGGCCTTCGTCGGATTCGGCGGTGCCTTCACGGTCGTCGTGCGCGGTCTTTCCGCCGCGGGCGCCTCCCCTGCCGAGGTTGCCTCCGGGCTGATGGCGGTCACCATCGCCATGGGACTCTCAGGCATATTGCTCAGCCTTCGGTTCCGGATGCCGATCTCCGTCGCGTGGTCGACGCCGGGCGCCGCGTTGCTCGCCTCCTCCGGCGCGGTGGCCGGCGGATATTCCTACGCGGTCGGCGCCTTCCTTATAACGGGCGCGCTATTGATGCTGTCGGGCGTCGTCAGACCGCTTGGCCGCGCGGTCGCCGCCATACCGACGCCGATCGCCTCGGCGATGCTGGCCGGCGTGCTCCTCACGCTGTGCCTAGCACCGGTCAAGGCGGTAGCCGTCTCGCCGCTCGCCGGTCTCGCGGTCGTGGTGACGTGGCTCGCAGTCGGCCTCTGGAGAAAGGTGCTCGCCGTGCCGGCCGCCGTGATCGTCGCTGCCGTCATCATCGCCATGACGACGCCGATTCCCCCCGCTGTCACCGAAGGGCTCGTGCCGGCGCCGCTGCTTGTCATGCCCCATTTCAGCATCGCCGCGCTGATCGGCACCGCGCTTCCTCTTTACGTGGTCACCATGGCGGCACAGAACATTCCCGGCATGGCCGTCCTCAATGCCAACGACTACCGGCCCGAGTTCGGCCCCATACTGAGGAACACCGGCGCATTCACCCTTCTCGCGGCGCCGTTTGGCGGCCATGCCGTCAACCTCGCCGCGATCACCGCTGCCCTTTGCGCCGGTCCGGATGCCGACCCCGACAAAGACAACCGATATTGGGCCGCCGTCGTCTGTGGCGTGGCTTACGTCATCGTGGGTCTGATCTCCGGTGCCGCCACCGCTTTCATCGCGGCAGCGCCCCCGGTTCTCATCGAAGCAGTGGCCGGCCTCGCGCTGCTCGGCGCTTTCGGCGCCTCCACCTCGACCGCCCTCTCCGCGCCGGACACCCGCGAGGCGGCCGTCGTCACCTTCCTCGTCACGGCATCCGGCGTCGGCTTCTTCGGCATCCCCGGTGCGTTCTGGGGGCTGATCGCCGGCATTGCCGTGCATCTCATCAATCGCCTCAGGATGACCGCCTGA
- a CDS encoding histidine phosphatase family protein, whose protein sequence is MLYLVRHGQTLWNTEARFQGQYDSPLTELGRDQALRIGRALAAEIGQRAEPIRAYVSPLGRTRATAELIGRALPMSIVEEPKLMEVHFGDWEGLTRDDILSRFGKDQSIRPFDWQFQAPGGEALDVVLARVSAWYDEAETPAVVITHGIISRLVRGLHAGLSHEDMLTLPVSQDGYFRLDGGRLEFVPAP, encoded by the coding sequence ATGCTTTATCTCGTACGACACGGACAAACGCTCTGGAACACCGAGGCGCGCTTCCAGGGGCAATACGATTCCCCGCTCACCGAACTTGGCCGCGATCAGGCACTCCGCATCGGCCGGGCGCTCGCCGCTGAAATCGGACAGCGCGCCGAGCCGATCCGCGCTTATGTCAGCCCGCTCGGGCGCACCCGCGCCACGGCCGAGCTGATCGGCCGGGCGCTGCCGATGAGCATCGTCGAGGAGCCAAAGCTGATGGAGGTTCATTTCGGCGACTGGGAAGGGTTGACGCGCGACGACATCCTGTCGCGCTTCGGCAAGGATCAATCCATCCGCCCGTTCGACTGGCAGTTCCAGGCACCGGGCGGCGAGGCACTCGATGTTGTGCTGGCACGCGTCAGTGCGTGGTACGATGAGGCGGAAACGCCCGCCGTCGTCATCACCCACGGGATCATCAGCCGGTTGGTGCGTGGCCTTCACGCCGGCCTTTCGCACGAGGACATGCTGACGCTTCCGGTGTCGCAGGACGGCTATTTCCGCCTCGATGGCGGCCGTCTGGAGTTCGTGCCGGCGCCTTGA
- a CDS encoding TerB family tellurite resistance protein, producing MTFWQQFSAVIARIPDAVTCVFQCVVDVLRETLSPEARRQVAFTSAMIALSAKMAKADGVVTADEVAVVERLFQVPPDEKRHVARLFNLAKQDTAGYEYYAERIHALYESDMETLEDILDGLFVIATADGSLHDDELAFLETVAAIFRVPQAAFHRLFARHVGEDARCPYAVLGLPPGADDAAVKKAWRRLVAEHHPDRLQARGLPADFIRVATERMATINAAYSAITRQAA from the coding sequence ATGACCTTCTGGCAGCAATTCTCCGCCGTCATTGCCCGCATTCCCGATGCGGTCACCTGCGTCTTTCAGTGCGTGGTCGACGTTCTACGCGAAACCTTGTCGCCGGAAGCGCGGCGTCAAGTCGCTTTCACGTCTGCCATGATCGCGCTTTCTGCCAAGATGGCCAAAGCCGACGGTGTCGTCACGGCCGACGAAGTGGCCGTGGTGGAGCGCCTCTTCCAGGTGCCGCCGGACGAGAAGCGTCACGTCGCCCGCCTCTTCAACCTCGCCAAGCAGGATACAGCCGGCTACGAGTATTACGCCGAGCGCATTCATGCCCTCTATGAATCGGACATGGAGACGCTCGAGGACATCCTCGACGGTCTGTTCGTCATCGCTACCGCCGACGGCAGCCTGCATGACGACGAACTCGCGTTCCTTGAAACGGTGGCCGCCATCTTCCGCGTGCCGCAGGCCGCTTTCCACCGCCTGTTCGCCCGCCATGTCGGGGAAGATGCGCGCTGTCCCTATGCCGTGCTCGGCCTTCCGCCCGGCGCGGACGATGCAGCCGTGAAGAAGGCATGGAGACGACTGGTCGCCGAACATCATCCGGACCGCCTGCAGGCGCGCGGCCTCCCGGCCGATTTCATACGGGTCGCAACCGAGCGGATGGCCACGATCAACGCCGCCTATAGCGCCATCACCCGACAGGCGGCCTGA
- a CDS encoding GNAT family N-acetyltransferase, whose product MTDTTFLPDGYHALAPGKLANIATFLEVTERPDRPRRPAPAGYAIEPVDRWDTDAFLDLYREIGWEWLWSSRLLIGREKLEAKLALPHLRSWCPVKDGRRMGIVEMDLSKSGETEISFFGLVPDAVGGGVGGWLMQEAIDLAFARTGVERLWLHTCNFDSPQALPFYMHMGFVPYARAVEVHDDVRLLGQLGESAGPAIPMIRNGRAPDLE is encoded by the coding sequence ATGACTGACACAACCTTCCTTCCCGACGGCTACCACGCCCTCGCCCCCGGCAAGCTCGCCAATATCGCCACCTTCCTGGAAGTGACCGAGCGGCCCGACCGCCCCCGGCGGCCGGCTCCTGCCGGATACGCGATTGAGCCCGTCGACCGCTGGGACACCGACGCCTTTCTCGATCTCTATCGGGAGATTGGGTGGGAGTGGCTGTGGAGCTCCCGTCTGTTGATCGGCCGCGAAAAGCTGGAAGCCAAGCTCGCCTTGCCCCATCTGCGCTCCTGGTGCCCGGTGAAGGATGGCCGTCGCATGGGAATCGTCGAGATGGACCTTTCCAAGTCCGGCGAGACAGAAATCTCCTTCTTCGGTCTGGTGCCCGACGCCGTCGGTGGCGGTGTCGGCGGTTGGCTGATGCAGGAAGCGATCGACCTCGCCTTCGCGCGGACGGGCGTGGAGCGCCTCTGGCTGCACACATGCAACTTCGACAGCCCGCAGGCTCTTCCCTTCTACATGCACATGGGCTTTGTGCCCTACGCCCGCGCTGTGGAGGTGCATGACGACGTCCGTCTTCTCGGTCAGCTCGGGGAGAGCGCCGGTCCGGCCATTCCTATGATCCGGAACGGACGCGCACCCGATCTCGAGTGA
- a CDS encoding AMP nucleosidase: MTSFRDAEAAVDRLIEIYARNTAFLRSSFEAVVQGAIPEGRIRAYYPLIRVATDTHGRADSRLSYGQFSGPGIYETTVSRPELFRTYLVDQLSVIIRNYDAPVEIGESSLPIPLHFAFFEGAYVEGALMDTLPRPLRDMFDVPDLAVTDDAIVNGTLDPKIGDPLPLAPFTAPRVDYSLHRLQHYTATSPRFFQNFVLFTNYQFYVDEFAARAREMMASGQSDYVAFVEPGNQVTPLGETAPVEGEELQRLPQMPAYHLIRDDHSGITLVNIGVGPSNAKTITDHVAVLRPHAWVMLGHCAGLRSSQQLGDYVLAHGYVRDDHVLDADLPLWIPIPPLAEIQVALEGSVAEVTGLKDLELKRIMRTGTVATIDNRNWELRDQREPVQRFSQSRAIGLDMESATIAANGFRFRVPYGTLLCVSDKPLHGELKLPGMASAFYRRQVSQHLTIGMRAMEKLREMAPERLHSRKLRSFMETAFQ, translated from the coding sequence ATGACGAGTTTCCGCGATGCGGAAGCAGCCGTCGATCGGCTGATCGAGATCTACGCCCGCAACACCGCGTTCCTCCGGTCGTCTTTCGAGGCAGTGGTGCAGGGCGCCATTCCCGAAGGCCGCATCCGCGCCTACTACCCGCTGATCCGTGTGGCCACCGACACGCATGGCCGCGCCGACTCGCGCCTGTCCTATGGCCAGTTCAGCGGCCCCGGCATCTATGAGACTACCGTTTCGCGGCCCGAACTGTTCCGGACCTATCTGGTGGACCAGCTGTCGGTGATCATCCGCAACTACGACGCTCCGGTGGAGATCGGTGAAAGCTCGCTGCCGATCCCTCTGCACTTCGCCTTTTTCGAAGGGGCCTATGTCGAAGGCGCGCTGATGGACACGCTGCCGCGCCCGCTGCGCGACATGTTCGACGTGCCCGATCTTGCCGTCACCGACGACGCCATCGTCAATGGCACGCTCGATCCCAAGATTGGCGACCCGTTGCCGCTGGCTCCGTTCACCGCGCCGCGCGTCGACTATTCGCTGCACCGCCTCCAGCACTACACGGCGACCTCGCCAAGGTTCTTCCAGAACTTCGTGCTGTTTACCAACTACCAGTTCTACGTCGACGAGTTCGCCGCCCGCGCCCGCGAGATGATGGCATCCGGCCAGAGCGATTACGTCGCCTTCGTGGAACCCGGCAACCAGGTCACACCCCTCGGCGAGACGGCGCCTGTCGAGGGCGAGGAGCTGCAGCGCCTGCCGCAGATGCCGGCCTATCACCTCATCCGTGACGACCACTCCGGAATCACGCTGGTCAACATTGGCGTCGGCCCCTCGAATGCCAAGACGATCACCGACCATGTCGCCGTTCTCCGCCCACATGCCTGGGTGATGCTCGGCCACTGCGCCGGCCTCAGAAGCAGCCAGCAACTTGGCGACTACGTCTTGGCGCACGGCTATGTGCGCGACGATCACGTGCTCGATGCCGACTTGCCGCTCTGGATTCCCATCCCGCCGCTGGCAGAAATCCAGGTGGCGCTCGAAGGTTCGGTCGCCGAGGTTACCGGCCTCAAGGATCTCGAACTGAAGCGCATCATGCGCACGGGCACCGTTGCCACCATCGACAACCGCAACTGGGAACTGCGCGACCAGCGCGAGCCGGTGCAGCGGTTCTCGCAGTCCCGCGCCATCGGCCTCGACATGGAATCGGCGACGATCGCCGCCAACGGCTTCCGGTTCCGAGTGCCCTACGGAACGCTGCTCTGCGTTTCCGACAAGCCGCTGCATGGCGAGCTGAAGCTGCCGGGCATGGCGAGCGCCTTCTATCGGCGGCAGGTCAGCCAGCACCTGACCATCGGCATGCGCGCCATGGAGAAGCTGCGCGAAATGGCGCCGGAACGGCTGCACTCACGCAAGCTGCGCTCCTTCATGGAAACGGCCTTCCAGTAA
- a CDS encoding HAD family hydrolase has protein sequence MLTIFDCDGVLIDSEIISSAVTAEVLNEEGFAITAEEVTSRFAGLASGEMEAILSEETGLPVSGRIKERIQAEFDRRIVHVKAVPGIAELLDALDGPRCVGSNAESAYLRRALTSAGLYDRFKPYVFSAGEVGTRQGKPDPNVFLHAAREFGVDPAEAIVVEDSFAGVTAAVRAGMRAIGFTGGAHSWPGHAEALMEAGAETVVRRHSDILAVVEAFRSWDGRGA, from the coding sequence ATGCTCACCATTTTCGACTGTGACGGCGTACTTATCGATTCCGAGATCATCTCCTCGGCGGTTACCGCGGAAGTGCTCAACGAGGAGGGCTTCGCCATCACAGCCGAAGAAGTGACGTCCCGCTTTGCGGGTCTGGCCAGCGGCGAAATGGAAGCCATCCTGTCCGAAGAGACCGGGCTTCCGGTCAGCGGCCGCATCAAGGAGCGCATCCAGGCGGAGTTCGACCGGCGCATCGTGCACGTGAAGGCGGTGCCCGGCATCGCCGAATTGCTCGATGCGCTCGATGGTCCGCGTTGCGTCGGCTCCAATGCAGAATCGGCCTATCTCAGGCGTGCACTGACCAGCGCCGGCCTCTACGACCGCTTCAAGCCTTACGTCTTCTCGGCCGGCGAGGTCGGAACCCGTCAGGGCAAGCCGGATCCCAACGTCTTTCTCCACGCGGCTCGCGAATTCGGCGTCGACCCCGCCGAGGCGATCGTCGTCGAGGACTCGTTCGCTGGCGTAACGGCCGCCGTGCGCGCGGGAATGCGGGCGATCGGCTTCACTGGCGGCGCCCATTCCTGGCCGGGACATGCCGAAGCGCTGATGGAAGCGGGGGCGGAAACGGTGGTCCGCCGGCACTCGGACATTCTCGCGGTGGTCGAGGCGTTCCGGAGCTGGGACGGCAGGGGCGCGTGA
- a CDS encoding EscU/YscU/HrcU family type III secretion system export apparatus switch protein, whose translation MSDEDIRKAVALQYAAPDAPKVVATGKGAIAEAIIDKAREAGVPVEENPALVDALSTLKLDETIPVDLYKAVASVIAAVLRAAKKA comes from the coding sequence ATGAGCGACGAGGACATCCGCAAGGCGGTCGCTTTGCAATACGCAGCGCCGGACGCGCCGAAAGTGGTTGCCACCGGCAAGGGAGCCATTGCCGAGGCGATCATCGACAAGGCGCGGGAAGCCGGCGTGCCCGTGGAGGAAAACCCGGCGCTTGTCGACGCGCTGTCGACGCTGAAACTCGACGAGACGATCCCGGTCGATCTTTACAAGGCGGTGGCGTCGGTGATCGCGGCCGTGTTGCGGGCTGCGAAAAAGGCATAG
- the gcvPB gene encoding aminomethyl-transferring glycine dehydrogenase subunit GcvPB — protein MTMNNVGRPTAPVAAEPIVTASTFTGNQGLAIEEPLLFEVGRTDATGVDFDDVGTFEARLGALGRTAPLDLPGLTEPEVMRHYVRLSRQNYAIDLGLYPLGSCTMKHNPRLNEAMARLPGFGDVHPLQPLSTVSGAVELVAELGRWLLELTGMASVAMSPKAGAHGEMCGMAAIKAAILDRGEARDVVLVPESAHGTNPATAAQLGFRVVSVPARADGTVDPDEVRKRLGPEVAAIMLTNPNTCGLFERDIVEIAEAVHAAGAYFYADGANFNAIVGKVRPGDLGVDAMHINLHKTFSTPHGGGGPGAGPVVLSERLAPYAPVPFVRFDEDGGAEFVETRKAASERGLKPFGRITAFHGQMGMFVRALAYMLSHGADGLKQASEDAVLAANYVKARLKDVMTVAFPERPAMHEVLFDDRFLEGTGVTTLDFAKAMIDEGYHPMTMYFPLVVHGALLIEPTESESKASLDQFVGMLRHLAEKAKSGDAAAFKASPRLAPRRRVDETLAARQPKLVHQG, from the coding sequence ATGACCATGAATAACGTGGGCCGCCCGACAGCGCCCGTCGCTGCAGAGCCAATTGTCACGGCATCGACCTTCACCGGCAACCAGGGGCTCGCCATCGAGGAGCCGCTGCTGTTCGAGGTGGGACGAACCGATGCGACGGGCGTCGATTTCGACGACGTCGGCACGTTCGAAGCACGCCTCGGTGCCCTCGGCCGTACGGCTCCGCTGGATCTTCCGGGGCTCACCGAGCCGGAGGTCATGCGCCACTATGTGCGCCTCAGCCGGCAGAACTATGCCATCGACCTCGGGCTCTACCCGCTCGGCTCCTGCACCATGAAGCACAACCCGCGTCTCAACGAGGCGATGGCGCGGTTGCCCGGCTTCGGTGACGTGCATCCGCTGCAGCCCCTGTCGACGGTGTCGGGTGCGGTCGAACTGGTGGCCGAACTCGGCCGCTGGCTGCTGGAGCTGACCGGCATGGCGTCGGTCGCCATGAGTCCCAAGGCCGGCGCTCATGGCGAAATGTGCGGCATGGCGGCGATCAAGGCGGCGATCCTCGACCGCGGCGAAGCGCGCGACGTGGTGCTGGTGCCGGAATCGGCGCATGGCACCAATCCGGCGACGGCCGCCCAACTCGGCTTCCGCGTGGTCAGCGTGCCTGCGCGTGCCGACGGCACCGTCGACCCGGATGAGGTCAGGAAGCGCCTCGGCCCCGAGGTTGCGGCGATCATGCTGACCAATCCCAACACCTGCGGCCTGTTCGAGCGCGATATCGTCGAGATCGCCGAGGCGGTGCATGCGGCTGGCGCCTACTTCTACGCCGATGGCGCCAACTTCAATGCCATCGTCGGCAAGGTCCGGCCCGGCGATCTTGGCGTCGATGCCATGCACATCAACTTGCACAAGACCTTCTCGACGCCGCATGGCGGCGGTGGCCCGGGCGCAGGCCCGGTGGTGCTGTCGGAAAGGCTGGCGCCTTACGCGCCGGTCCCCTTCGTCCGCTTTGACGAAGATGGCGGCGCCGAGTTCGTCGAGACGCGCAAGGCGGCGAGCGAGCGCGGCCTGAAGCCCTTCGGCCGCATCACCGCCTTCCATGGCCAGATGGGCATGTTCGTGCGGGCGCTCGCCTACATGCTGAGCCATGGCGCCGACGGTCTCAAGCAGGCCTCCGAGGATGCGGTGCTGGCCGCCAACTACGTCAAGGCCCGCCTGAAGGACGTCATGACGGTCGCCTTCCCGGAGCGGCCGGCCATGCATGAGGTGCTGTTCGATGACCGTTTCCTGGAAGGCACCGGCGTCACGACGCTCGATTTCGCCAAGGCGATGATCGACGAGGGCTACCACCCGATGACCATGTATTTCCCGCTGGTCGTCCATGGCGCCCTGCTGATCGAGCCGACCGAGTCGGAATCGAAGGCCAGTCTTGATCAGTTCGTGGGCATGCTGCGGCACCTCGCCGAAAAAGCGAAGTCAGGCGATGCCGCCGCTTTCAAGGCGTCGCCTCGCCTTGCGCCGCGCCGACGCGTCGATGAGACGCTGGCCGCCCGCCAGCCGAAGCTGGTCCACCAGGGCTGA
- the gcvPA gene encoding aminomethyl-transferring glycine dehydrogenase subunit GcvPA, which yields MRYLPLSDADRSEMLAAIGATSIDDLFADLPADKRLQALPKLPSHASEQAVARRLGAMAAKNTSAGSVPFFVGAGAYRHHVPATVDHLIQRSEFLTSYTPYQPEIAQGTLQVLFEFQTQVARLTGMEVANASMYDGSTALAEAVLMAHRITRRDRAVLSGGVHPHYRGVVETVTCFPGHTVESLAPDVSGTEDILAAIDDTTSCVVVQSPSFYGHLYDLKPIAEKAHSVGALLIAVFTEVVSLGLIEPPGAQGADIVVGEGQSLGNPLSFGGPYVGLFATRQKYVRQMPGRLCGETVDADGKRAFVLTLSTREQHIRREKATSNICTNAGLCSLAFSIHLTLLGGTGLTQLARVNHASAVRLADALADVPGVELLNRAFFNEFAVRLSKNASEIVETLAAQGILAGVPASRLEPNRPELQNVLVVAATEVNTDDDRAALAAALREALA from the coding sequence ATGCGCTATCTTCCCCTCTCCGATGCCGATCGAAGCGAGATGCTGGCTGCCATCGGCGCCACTTCGATCGATGATCTCTTCGCCGACCTCCCCGCCGACAAGCGCCTCCAGGCCTTGCCGAAGCTGCCGTCGCACGCCAGCGAACAGGCGGTCGCCCGTCGCCTCGGTGCCATGGCCGCGAAGAACACATCGGCCGGATCGGTGCCGTTCTTCGTCGGCGCCGGTGCCTATCGGCATCACGTTCCCGCCACGGTCGACCACCTGATACAGCGTTCGGAATTCCTGACCAGCTACACGCCCTACCAGCCGGAAATCGCCCAGGGCACCTTGCAGGTCTTGTTCGAGTTCCAGACGCAGGTCGCCCGCCTCACCGGGATGGAGGTGGCAAACGCCTCGATGTACGACGGTTCGACCGCTCTGGCCGAGGCGGTGCTGATGGCCCATCGCATCACTCGGCGCGATCGGGCCGTGCTGTCGGGCGGCGTCCATCCGCACTATCGCGGCGTCGTCGAGACGGTGACGTGTTTCCCGGGGCATACGGTGGAAAGCCTGGCACCGGATGTTTCCGGTACCGAGGACATCCTCGCGGCCATCGACGACACGACATCCTGCGTGGTGGTGCAGTCGCCATCCTTCTACGGCCATCTCTATGACTTGAAGCCTATTGCCGAAAAGGCCCACTCCGTCGGCGCGCTTCTGATCGCCGTCTTTACCGAAGTGGTGTCGCTTGGCCTGATAGAGCCGCCGGGCGCCCAAGGTGCCGACATCGTGGTGGGCGAGGGGCAGTCGCTCGGCAATCCGCTCAGTTTCGGCGGTCCCTATGTCGGTCTCTTCGCCACGCGCCAGAAGTACGTCCGCCAGATGCCCGGCCGCCTCTGCGGCGAGACGGTGGATGCCGACGGCAAGCGCGCCTTCGTTCTGACGCTGTCGACGCGTGAGCAGCATATCCGCCGCGAGAAGGCCACCTCCAACATCTGCACCAACGCCGGTCTCTGTTCGTTGGCCTTCTCGATCCACCTGACGCTGCTCGGCGGTACCGGGCTGACGCAGCTTGCCCGCGTCAATCACGCCAGCGCGGTGCGACTGGCCGATGCGCTGGCCGATGTGCCCGGCGTCGAGCTGCTCAACCGGGCCTTCTTCAACGAGTTTGCGGTGCGCCTGTCGAAAAACGCGTCCGAGATCGTCGAGACGCTGGCGGCCCAGGGCATCCTGGCCGGCGTACCGGCCAGCCGGCTCGAGCCGAACAGGCCCGAGCTTCAGAATGTGCTGGTGGTGGCCGCCACCGAGGTCAACACCGACGACGACAGGGCAGCGCTCGCGGCCGCCTTGCGGGAGGCTTTGGCATGA
- the gcvH gene encoding glycine cleavage system protein GcvH, with protein MTKYYTEEHEWISVAGKVATLGITDYAQAQLGDVVFVEVPTVGRKVKKGEETAVVESVKAASEVYSPVTGTVVEANDPLANSPITVNESPEGAGWFCRIEMSDPAELEVLMDEAAYKAFVEGL; from the coding sequence ATGACCAAGTATTACACCGAAGAGCACGAGTGGATTTCCGTGGCCGGCAAGGTCGCCACGCTTGGCATCACCGATTACGCGCAGGCCCAGCTCGGCGACGTGGTGTTCGTCGAGGTGCCGACCGTCGGCCGCAAGGTGAAGAAGGGCGAGGAAACCGCCGTCGTCGAAAGCGTCAAGGCGGCGAGCGAAGTCTATTCGCCGGTAACCGGCACGGTCGTCGAGGCCAACGATCCACTTGCCAACAGCCCGATCACCGTCAATGAGAGCCCCGAGGGTGCCGGCTGGTTCTGCCGGATCGAAATGTCCGACCCCGCCGAGCTCGAAGTTCTGATGGACGAGGCTGCCTACAAGGCCTTCGTCGAAGGGCTCTGA